In Caballeronia sp. TF1N1, the DNA window CGTGCGGGCAATGCTCGCCTTCCGCGAACAAGGCGTGCCGGTGTTCGATTACGGCAACAACATCCGCCAGATGGCCAAGGACGAAGGCGTCACGAAGGCGTTCGATTTCCCCGGCTTCGTGCCCGCTTATATCCGGCCGCTGTTTTGCCGGGGCGTCGGACCGTTCCGTTGGGCCGCGCTTTCTGGCGATCCGCAGGACATCTACAAGACCGACGCGAAGGTGAAGGAGCTGATCGCGGACGACGCGCATCTGCATCGCTGGCTCGACATGGCGCGCGAACGCATCAGCTTCCAGGGCTTGCCGGCGCGCATCTGCTGGGTCGGCCTCGGGCAACGCGCGAAGCTCGGCCTCGCGTTCAACGAGATGGTGCGCAACGGCGAGCTGTCCGCGCCGGTGGTGATCGGCCGCGATCATCTCGATTCCGGTTCGGTCGCGAGCCCCAACCGCGAGACCGAATCGATGCGGGACGGCTCGGACGCCGTCTCCGACTGGCCGCTTCTCAACGCGCTGCTCAACACGGCGAGCGGCGCAACGTGGGTATCGATCCATCACGGCGGCGGCGTCGGCATGGGCTTTTCGCAGCACGCGGGCGTCGTGATCGTCTGCGATGGCAGCGTCGAAGCCGACGCGCGTATCGCCCGCGTGCTGCATAACGATCCGGCCACCGGCGTCATGCGTCATGCCGATGCGGGCTACGACATCGCCGTCGACTGCGCGCGCGAGCAAGGCCTCGACTTGCCGATGATCGACGGAGCGAACGGCAAGCGATGAACAAGCTCTGGCAGCATTGCCACGTCGCAACCATGACGGGCGGCAAGTATTCGATCATCGAAGATGCCGCGATCCTGACGCATGGCGGGCGTATCGAATGGATCGGGCCGCGCGTCGCCGCGCCGGAGCGCGATTGCGAGCGTATCGATCTCGAAGGCGCGTGGGTTACGCCGGGTCTAATCGATTGCCATACGCATCTCGTCTTCGGCGGCGACCGCAGCGGCGAATTCGAGGCCCGTCTGGAAGGCGCGAGCTACGCGGAGATCGCGGCGCGCGGCGGCGGTATTGCAAGCACGGTACGCGCGACGCGTGAAGCCAGCGAGGACGCGCTGTTCGAAAGCGCCCGCGCGCGCGCCGTCGGCCTGCTGCGCGACGGCGTGACCGTGCTTGAAGTCAAATCCGGCTACGGGCTCGATCTCGCGAACGAACGCAAGATGCTGAAAGTCGCGCGGCGCCTTGGCGAAACGCTGCCCTTGACCGTGCGCGCGACCTGTCTCGCAGCTCACGCATTGCCGCCCGAGTATGCGAATCGCGCGGACGATTACATCGCATTCGTCTGCGATGAAATATTGCCGGCGCTCATCGATGAAGGCCTGGTCGATGCCGTCGATGCCTTTTGCGAGCATCTCGCGTTTTCGCCGCAACAAGTCGAGCGAGTGTTTCTCGCCGCGCAAAAACACGGCGTGCCGGTGAAGCTGCACGCCGAACAGTTGTCGTCGCTGCGTGGTTCGACCCTCGCGGCGCGCTATCAGGCGCTTTCCGCCGATCATCTCGAATACATGACGGACGAGGATGCCGCGGCGATGGCAAGCGCGGGCACCGTCGCCGTGCTGCTGCCTGGCGCGTTCTACATGCTGCGCGAAACGCAGCTACCGCCCGTCGATGCCTTGCGGCGCCACGGCGTTCCAGTTGCACTCGCCAGCGATCTGAATCCCGGCACATCGCCCGCGCTTTCGTTGCGAATGATGCTCAACCTCGGCTGCACGCTCTTTCGTCTGACGCCGGAAGAAGCGCTCGCTGGCGTCACCCTTCATGCGGCGCGCGCACTTGGCCTGCACGGCTCGCATGGATCGCTGGAAGCGGGAAAGGCGGCGGACTTCGTCGCGTGGAAAATCGGTCGGCCGGCCGAGCTGGCTTATTGGTTGGGCGGTTCATTGCCCAATTGCGTGGCGCGAAACGGCGAAGTGGTGACGACTTTTGTCTAGCAATACGGCCTTACGGCGTTAAGGCATTAAGGCAAAAAAACGCCTCGTCCAAAAGCACGAGGCGTTTTTCGACAACCGATAAGAATCACACGCTGCGCTTGCGGATCATGCCCCACACGACGAGCAAGATGATTGCGCCGATAACGGAGGCGATCCATCCGGCGGGCTGCCCGGGCTGATACCAGCCGAGCGCGCGTCCCACATAGCCCGCCACCAGCGAACCGACGACCCCCAGCACGATGGTCATGATCCAGCCCATGCTGTCATCGCCTGGTTTGACGGCGCGCGCAATGAGCCCGATAACCAGTCCGACGATCAAAGTCCCGATGAATGCAAACATGCGGTAGCTCCTTCTGAATTGCTGCTCGTTGGCTGAGATTGCTCCGGACGCATTCCGGCACGTCCAAAGTAGCACGCGACAATGCGTTTGGATATGACACGCCGCGCGACTTGGCCGGGATTGGCCATTCGGCCAGTCTCCTTAGCACGTGGGATGCCACGTCATCTCGCGCGGTAAAATCCGTGTTCTGCATCACTTTGCCTGCACGGCGCCGCCATGACCGATTCCGATTTCCCCGCAACCGACGACCCGATTCACGAAGACCGCCTCTGGCGCGACGACGGCTGGACCGCTCGCGTCATGAAGAACGAAGACGACGATGGCTGGGCCGTCGCGATGATCCAGGCGGGCGAGGCCGAGCCCGCGCTCGTCGGCCCGTGGACCATGGGCCGCGACAAGAAGAACCCGAAGCCGCTGGACGCGAACGCTTTTCGCACGCTGGTCAAGACGGCGTCGGAGGTATTGCGCCGTCACGAGCAGCAGCGGCATGCCATGCTGCACAAGAACGTTTCCATCGACGTACGTGGCGAAGACGTTACCGTCACGCTGGAAATCGTCCCCGACGATGACGACCCCTACGCCAACCTGAAGGCCTTCGATGCATTTGGCACGCAGCTCGCGCACGTGCGCGTGTCGCCTGCGTTCAAGCTGAGCAAGACAAGCGCCGAACGCTGGGCCGAGAACGACTACGCGGCGCCGCATTGAGCGGCGCTCGAAAAGCGTCAGCGCAATAAAAAAGCCGTCGCATTTGCGACGGCTTGCAGACAACGAGCAGCGAGTCACCAACCCGCAGCTTATTTCACGACGAACTCGATACGACGGTTGGCGAAACGACCGCTTGCGGTGGCATTATCGGCGATAGGGTTTGCGTCGCCGTAGCCGTTCGACGTGAGGGAATTCGAAGGCACGCCGGCTTTCATCAAATAGCCGCGCACGGCTTGAGCGCGTTCCCTTGACATTTCCAGTTTGGCTGTCGGAACACCTGTTGCGTCCGAGTATCCCGCGACTTCGAGTTTGACCATCGAACCCTTGGCCGCGCAGTCTTTCAGCAACGCGGCAGTCTGATCCAGCGTGGCATACGCGTCTTGCGGCACGGTTGCGCTGGAGCGTCCGAAGTTGACGACCTGCAGATCGAGCACCTTCGAGAGCTTGTCGCC includes these proteins:
- the hutI gene encoding imidazolonepropionase, giving the protein MNKLWQHCHVATMTGGKYSIIEDAAILTHGGRIEWIGPRVAAPERDCERIDLEGAWVTPGLIDCHTHLVFGGDRSGEFEARLEGASYAEIAARGGGIASTVRATREASEDALFESARARAVGLLRDGVTVLEVKSGYGLDLANERKMLKVARRLGETLPLTVRATCLAAHALPPEYANRADDYIAFVCDEILPALIDEGLVDAVDAFCEHLAFSPQQVERVFLAAQKHGVPVKLHAEQLSSLRGSTLAARYQALSADHLEYMTDEDAAAMASAGTVAVLLPGAFYMLRETQLPPVDALRRHGVPVALASDLNPGTSPALSLRMMLNLGCTLFRLTPEEALAGVTLHAARALGLHGSHGSLEAGKAADFVAWKIGRPAELAYWLGGSLPNCVARNGEVVTTFV
- a CDS encoding GlsB/YeaQ/YmgE family stress response membrane protein, which translates into the protein MFAFIGTLIVGLVIGLIARAVKPGDDSMGWIMTIVLGVVGSLVAGYVGRALGWYQPGQPAGWIASVIGAIILLVVWGMIRKRSV